The Chitinimonas arctica region ACATTTGGGTGCGTTATGCCCTGGACGCCGGCAAGATTGCCGCCGTGGCCCGCGACCTGCCGGATGACGTCGGCGGCGAGGTCGTCGAGCCGATGATACAGGGTGTGGTCTACAAGACCTTGTCCCGCTACACCGTGCGAGAGATCTTCTCCACCAAGCGGCAGGAAATCCAGCAACTGATCGAAGCCGAATTGAAACCGCGCCTGGCCGCCGACGGCATCAAGCTGCAATCGGTCACCATGGGCAAGGTCGATCTGCCGGCCGACTACAAGGTCGGTATGGAAAAGCTCCTGGCGGAAGAGCTGGCCAGCGAACAGATGCGCTTTACCCTGGAGTTGAAGGACAAGCTGGTCAAGCAGACCGAGCTGGAAGCCAAGGCCGACAAGGTCAAGCGCGAAACCGCCGCCGAAGCGGCCGGCGAGGAACAGATCATCGCCGCCAAGGCCCAGGCCGAAGCAATGAAGCATGTGCTGCCCTTCAAGGAGAAGCAGATCCAGCAACGCGGCCTGGAGGCCGAGGCGGAAAAGATCTTCCGTATCAAAAATGCCGAAGCGACCGCGCAATCCCGCCGGATCGAAGCCGCCGGCGAGGCCGATTCGCGCCAGAAGCTGGCCGATGCCGAAGCCTATCGGCAGGAACGTATCGGCAAGGTCGCCAGCGAGCAAATGGCCCGTGACGGCGCCCTGATCTCCAAGCATCCGCTGCTGATCCAGAAGACCCTCGCCGACAAATTGTCCGACAAGATCTCGGTGATCATCGCCCCGCCGCCCGCAGATGGCGGCTTTATCGGCGCGACCCTGCTGGGCGGCGGTAAACAAGCGGTTCCTGCCGCAGGCCAGGAAGAACAAGGCGCCGAAGCCGACGCGCAAGAGGCGGAATAATCATGTACGTCGCTGCCCTTGCCGCCCTCGCCATCGTCGCCCAGGACCAATCCGCCCTCCGCGCCGCACCGCGCGAATCCGCCACGCGCCAGGCCGTGCTCTGGCAGGGTGACAGCCTGGAGATCCGGGGTGAGAAAGGCGACTATCTGCAGGTCTACGATCATCGTCGCGAGCGGGCCGGCTATATCCGCGCCAACCAGGTACGGCCGCTGGACCTGGCACCGGAATCCGCCCCGGCCACGCTGACGGTGGTACGTTTTCTGCGCGACACGCCCGGCTCGGAAGCCCTCGGCATAGGCTATGTCGCCGGCTACCTGCGCGCCGCGCCGGCCCAAGCCATGGATGGCGAGGCATTCGAAGCCCTCGGCAGCATGGCGGAACGCCTGGCGCGGCGCGCCTCGGTCGGCAAGGCCACCACCATGGGCGATACGGTCGCCGCGCATCTGGAGGTAGCCGCTGCCTACGGTGTCAAGATGGTGAGTATCGAGCGGGAGGGGCAAATGCAGCTGTGCTACGACGGTGAAGCCTATCGGCGCGTCCTGGCCTTGCCCGGCAACGACAAGGGCAAAGCCCTGGCGGCGCTTGCGCTGACCCGGCATGACTGCGTCCCGCCCTTGCTGGGGCCGGTCGATCGCTTCAATCTCGACAACTGGCGGGCCGAGCTGTTGGACCGGGTCGAGCTGCGTAATCTGCCGCCGGTATTAAAAAATCGCCTGCATATGCGCAAGGCGGGCCTATGGGCGAGCCTGGCGCACCAGCGGGCGCGTCCCGTTGGGCGGCCGTGCCGGTAGCGGCCAAGCCGAACGGCTTGTCCATTGCGCTGAGCGCCGGCCAGCCGGGCGAAACCTGTGTGCAATTGGTCGACGCCAAGCAAGACTCGCGCAAGCCGCTGTTCAGCCGTTGCACCTATGGCGTGGTCTGGCCCGCTTCGGCGACGGTGAATCGCCAGGGAGACGCGTTGGCGCTGGCGGTCCAACCGCTCGATGGCTGGCGGGAGCTGTGGCTGTTCCGGCGGGGCCCGGCCGGTTGGGACGTCCAGGTCCTGCCGCCTGGCTTGGATCATCCCGGCGCCGGCTATGTCGAATTCGCCGGCTGGGTACCGGGCGGTAATCAGTTGCTGACGGCACGCGAAATTCGCGTCGACGGGCGTCACCAGCGCAGCTTCGAACTGCGGAATATCAATACGCTGGCGGTGGAGAAGCAAGCCGATCAGCCGGGCAGCCTCAGCACCTTCTACCGTTGGCAAGATCCCGCCTGGAAGGGGCAGTCGGTCAGCCTAAGGTAGAGGCTTAGTCTTCCACTACGTACAGCAGCCACAGCGCCGCCAGCATGGGCAGGTTCTTCAGCAAGGGACCGTAGGGGTGCCACCAGAAATGGGGCAGGCATACGGTGATTACGATGGTATAGAACGCGATCAGGGCCAGTTGGGCCAGGTAAAGCGACTTGCGTCGGCGCAGCAGCAGGGTGCCCAGGCCAAAGCTCAAGTCCAGCAAGGCCGAGCCATACAGGCTGATGGTGCCCAGTGTGCCGGTCAGGCCGACCGCGGCCAGTAGCGCCAGGCTGTCGGCAATCGGGTAGGCAAAGATCGATACCCAGGCGGTGTAGAGCCAGACGAAGGCAATACTCAGCCGCAAGAGTGGGATAGCGAGCGCCAGGCGGGCCTGCCGGCCTTGCGACTGCGCCTCTCCGCTTGGAATAAAGGCCGCCGGCGCTTGCAATGGCCGTTGCAACAGATCCTGCATGGCTTGGCCGTCGGCATGGTTGCCCCGTTCAAGCATGGCCAAGGTGTCGCGGTCCAGCAGCGCGGCGGGAAGTTGTTCGCTCAACCACGCAACAGGGCGCATCAGGGCCATCGGCACCGGCAGGAAGCAGCCGGCTCCCAAGCCCATGGCCTGGCGCAGGGTTTGCAGATATGCGCGCAAGGTCAGGGTGAGCGGGCCCACCACCGCCAGGCGAGGTGGCATGGTGGGCTGAGCCAGTAGGGCCACCACCGCCGCGCACAGGTCGTCTATATGCACCGGCTGCAGCAATTGCTCCCCCTGGCCGGGCAAGGGGATGAGCGGCAGGGCGGCCCAGGCCTTGAACATCTGTGTACTGGTTCCGCCCGGCCCGTAGACCAGGGAAGGTTGCAACACGCAAGCCGATATCGGTAGGGACAGCAGATAGTCATCGGCTTGCCGCTTGCTCAGATGGTAAGGGCTGGCGGCTTGCGCATCGGCGCCCAAGGCCGAGATCTGGATCACCCGGCCCACGCCCGCCTCGGCACAGGCAGCGAACAAGGCGCAAGGGCCCCGTACGTGGATGGCCTCGAAGCTGGCGTCGCCCTGTTCGCGCAATATCCCTACACCATTGATGACCGCATCGAAGCCGGCCACGCGTGGCAACCAGCTCTGCGGGCGCTGGTCCTGGGCGAAATCGGCCGCAATATCGGTGGCGGACGCGCGCAATGGATCGCGACAGCTGCCGACGACGAGATGGCCGGCGGCTTGCAGGGCCTGGCGCAAGGCCGTACCGATAAAGCCACTGCTGCCGATCAGAAGAATGCGCATGCTGAAAACCGCCTTGTACAGGGATTGAAGGAGGGAGAGACAGTGCCAGGCAAAGCGCGCAATCCATCCCGATCAATTGTCGTTGTCTTGCCTAAAGCGAATGCTAACCCGCATAGTGAGGGCGGCATAACTTTGGAAAGCCACGGGGAAACGGATTTGAAAGCGGGTATCGCAATGACATCGACGCAGGGCGATCACGCCGGCGTGGCTTTTTATTCACTCGACTGACGTGTCGACGCCCCCTCGTTCCCGCCGGAAATTCGCCGAACCCCTCGATTGGGCGGTGTTGGCCAGCCTGCTGATCCATGGCTTGATCCTGGCGATCCAATTCGGCGTTCCCGGTGACGCGGGCGAGTCGATGGCGACCGAGCCGCTGGATATCGTGCCGAGCGAACCCGATCGCCCGGCTGAACCCAGCCTGGTCCCGGATGCCGCGCCCCCGGCCGCACCGTCGTTCGCGGAGAGCGGGGAAATGACCGTTACCCTGCGCTATCTGCCCGCTGCCCCGCCCGTGGTCCAAACACCACCGCCCGGCCCGCCCCGGCTGGCCTCCCGCAAACGTACCGGTATCCCCTTGATGACCGTGCAACAAGGCGCCTGGCAGACGGCGGTGGATGCGGCCTCGCGGGCAAAGCCGCCGGAGCAGCTGGCGGATGCGGCGATCGGCTCCGATAACGTCGACGCGCCTGCCGATATTCCGCCCATGCCCGATGCGCCGGCCACCGATAGCGAGGCCGTGCCGGACGATGCGCCCGTACCGGTCAAGGCAGGCGTGCGGGAAAGCAAGGCAGAGGACGAGGCGGCGGCCTTGCAAGCGAAGCAGGCCGCCGAAATGGAAGTATTGGCGGCGCAGGCAGCCGAGCAAGCCAAGGCCGAGCAAGCCCGCCAGGCCGAAGCCGTGGCGCAACAGAAGGCGGAAGCGCAAGCCAGGGCCGAACAAGCGCGTCAGGTGCAAGCAGAGCTGGCGGAACGAGCAGAGCGGGCAGAGCGGGCAGAGCGGGCAGAGCGGGCAGAACGAGCAGAACGAGCAGAACGAGCGCAAGCGCAGGTGGCTCGGGCCGAGCAACAAGCAGCCCGGGAAAAGCAGCAGGCCGAAACCCAGGCCAAGGTAGAGCAGGCACGCCAGCTGGCGGAAACGGCGGCAAGGGAACAAGTACAGCTGAAGGCAGAGCAGGCCAAGGCGGAACAGCAACGTAGGGTGGCCGAGCAACAGGCGGC contains the following coding sequences:
- a CDS encoding SPFH domain-containing protein — encoded protein: MSDRAKRIVEALQISLGKLALGTAIASRRMAGGLQGNRRTLIALGLAAIGGYALYTHPPMQTVGRGEIGIRLNQLTGTSTELRNGAALVIPGLHELRRFSLRDQIFRTLDSSADGEAAFQSVEGLSLGVDIWVRYALDAGKIAAVARDLPDDVGGEVVEPMIQGVVYKTLSRYTVREIFSTKRQEIQQLIEAELKPRLAADGIKLQSVTMGKVDLPADYKVGMEKLLAEELASEQMRFTLELKDKLVKQTELEAKADKVKRETAAEAAGEEQIIAAKAQAEAMKHVLPFKEKQIQQRGLEAEAEKIFRIKNAEATAQSRRIEAAGEADSRQKLADAEAYRQERIGKVASEQMARDGALISKHPLLIQKTLADKLSDKISVIIAPPPADGGFIGATLLGGGKQAVPAAGQEEQGAEADAQEAE
- a CDS encoding SDR family oxidoreductase, which codes for MRILLIGSSGFIGTALRQALQAAGHLVVGSCRDPLRASATDIAADFAQDQRPQSWLPRVAGFDAVINGVGILREQGDASFEAIHVRGPCALFAACAEAGVGRVIQISALGADAQAASPYHLSKRQADDYLLSLPISACVLQPSLVYGPGGTSTQMFKAWAALPLIPLPGQGEQLLQPVHIDDLCAAVVALLAQPTMPPRLAVVGPLTLTLRAYLQTLRQAMGLGAGCFLPVPMALMRPVAWLSEQLPAALLDRDTLAMLERGNHADGQAMQDLLQRPLQAPAAFIPSGEAQSQGRQARLALAIPLLRLSIAFVWLYTAWVSIFAYPIADSLALLAAVGLTGTLGTISLYGSALLDLSFGLGTLLLRRRKSLYLAQLALIAFYTIVITVCLPHFWWHPYGPLLKNLPMLAALWLLYVVED
- a CDS encoding TonB family protein: MSTPPRSRRKFAEPLDWAVLASLLIHGLILAIQFGVPGDAGESMATEPLDIVPSEPDRPAEPSLVPDAAPPAAPSFAESGEMTVTLRYLPAAPPVVQTPPPGPPRLASRKRTGIPLMTVQQGAWQTAVDAASRAKPPEQLADAAIGSDNVDAPADIPPMPDAPATDSEAVPDDAPVPVKAGVRESKAEDEAAALQAKQAAEMEVLAAQAAEQAKAEQARQAEAVAQQKAEAQARAEQARQVQAELAERAERAERAERAERAERAERAERAQAQVARAEQQAAREKQQAETQAKVEQARQLAETAAREQVQLKAEQAKAEQQRRVAEQQAAMERQQAEKQAQAQAEQARQAAEQQAAKEERQAKAQASAERARLAAEARARQLAEGSGKGTGTTAGGGADGRSSASTGEGGGLPAGAGIALPISPPPGLSLAERARQQARDGASVFDKPNRGRTTTFSQSAAAAEPEFRFYAESWHIKLERIGAFNKPRLSKDRFYRPVQLSILINADGSLASIAIKHSSGDPSIDEAAKRIVEASAPFSAFPAGMRGRYDQVEIVRTWDFSAETTRLGY